From a single Bacteroidia bacterium genomic region:
- a CDS encoding Piwi domain-containing protein, producing MLVLDPHLIFQNPENYLDFITKSPEGQYFDRKEVRDDIKKGKENLKKTISAFTNSRGGILILGISDDGNIVGLNHLTENELNALVQEKIHLINHQAQSKEFYIEEKRLLAVYAPEGLSGVCKTNESHPKAWIREAAQNQPLSPQQEEALLLERNKKWEQLSVCEVSPVLINKGVLEIFKKRYLEEQGAAFSYEDTEFLLNIGAAKPENSRFFFTYAGFLFFANNPSAHIPGAQIRFLKYESPIEQYKQAGNPTFDKTFDGCLPELLRKVRTFVNEGAFFKKYTYRNPYESGIVEEPELPPNAVEESIVNALIHRDYHSPLPIECILYKDAFAVRSPGRILQDGVIPANFSLDDQQLSHYPRNPKISQWAKTMVDESGQRFVKSLSEGHRTMLKAMKELKLPAPRYSTNGFTTVKLFNDSVNREARIRQLQQPLSDEFTNLFPIEFQYHTLQEPDPLSYSIQIQLLHLIRDKLRNLGWYIDKEKKSRITVHQRGKNLKINALIDAVLHVYPAYDLQVYVFDGKFYLSVDYTIQVRNISSLDKLLQKKINFQERFSQVKYGGTWTAGLIESYTTFTAKVRLPEYETTEEVACENIIPNLSKTELSAIASTLKFDLEAKIKEFSMASLANASKDRATKILDVAKFLATQVFPMGYNGFTAHLSDRPLTLQLPDVDENLFFTLFRNLKEPEAKFQENHTEANILSGLTRFGALITTPRDIEIVPFCLTGFENSCQQLIETLQRGQMNFKGMERTFGTSLTFTSVISKSDAHDFLPEIQRLLTQHPHWIGNPDLTRIFLIHIPEDRYPATDIHSPYFILKEYLLEKGIPVQMVDTNTLLNPKFKDLNLALNINAKTGGTPWVLPNALPEADCFIGLSYAQYREDNHFRRTMGYANVFDRYGQWMFYKGNSLSFDFEEKHIHLAKLVKESLLQRKDLSDSASIHIHYTNKFSRLDREHILAAVKSVRPKATVSFVWINLFHNIRMFDNRIEGNGSLSRGSYVVTGKHQIYLSTTGYSTLKKTLGTPVLLEVNTLTEPYNPQHIMPYRSIAQHILALTKLNWSSTQSINALPVTLKYAHEIARLTSVFYQRTGTFKLHPVLERTPWFI from the coding sequence ATGTTAGTATTAGATCCGCATCTTATTTTTCAAAACCCCGAAAACTACCTGGACTTTATCACAAAAAGTCCGGAAGGGCAGTATTTTGATCGAAAAGAAGTTAGAGATGATATCAAAAAGGGGAAGGAGAATCTCAAAAAAACTATATCTGCATTTACAAATTCACGTGGTGGTATTCTCATTTTGGGTATATCTGATGATGGGAATATTGTTGGGCTTAACCATTTGACAGAGAACGAACTCAATGCACTGGTTCAGGAAAAGATTCATTTAATTAATCATCAGGCTCAATCAAAAGAGTTTTATATCGAAGAGAAAAGACTCTTGGCTGTATATGCACCTGAGGGTCTTTCCGGAGTCTGTAAAACCAATGAATCACATCCCAAAGCATGGATTCGCGAAGCAGCACAAAATCAGCCACTATCTCCACAACAGGAAGAAGCTTTATTGCTGGAAAGAAATAAAAAATGGGAACAACTTTCTGTTTGTGAAGTATCTCCGGTGCTCATAAACAAAGGGGTTCTCGAAATATTTAAAAAAAGGTATCTGGAAGAACAAGGCGCAGCGTTTAGTTATGAAGACACCGAATTCCTGCTTAATATAGGAGCTGCCAAACCAGAGAATAGCAGATTTTTTTTTACGTACGCTGGTTTTCTATTTTTTGCAAATAACCCTTCTGCCCATATCCCAGGAGCACAAATCCGTTTCCTCAAATACGAATCGCCAATTGAACAATACAAACAGGCGGGAAATCCAACTTTTGACAAAACCTTCGACGGATGTTTGCCCGAGTTGCTTCGAAAAGTGCGGACTTTTGTCAACGAAGGGGCTTTTTTCAAAAAATACACCTACCGAAACCCCTATGAAAGTGGTATCGTTGAAGAGCCGGAGCTTCCGCCCAACGCCGTTGAGGAATCTATCGTCAACGCACTTATACACAGAGATTACCATTCTCCCCTTCCTATTGAGTGCATTCTTTATAAAGACGCTTTTGCGGTCAGAAGCCCTGGCAGAATCCTTCAGGATGGGGTTATTCCTGCAAACTTTAGCCTGGATGACCAACAGCTTTCTCATTATCCACGAAATCCAAAAATATCTCAGTGGGCAAAAACCATGGTCGATGAAAGTGGGCAGCGATTTGTAAAATCGCTCAGTGAAGGCCATCGTACCATGTTGAAAGCAATGAAAGAGCTTAAGCTGCCTGCTCCCAGGTATAGTACCAATGGATTTACAACTGTAAAACTTTTTAACGACTCCGTAAATCGGGAAGCCAGAATCAGACAATTGCAACAGCCATTAAGTGATGAGTTCACTAACCTCTTTCCCATCGAATTTCAATACCATACACTACAGGAACCGGATCCATTAAGCTATTCCATTCAAATACAGCTTCTTCATCTTATAAGGGATAAACTTAGAAATCTGGGATGGTATATTGATAAGGAGAAAAAATCGCGTATCACAGTTCATCAAAGAGGGAAAAACCTCAAAATCAATGCGTTGATAGATGCCGTACTACATGTATATCCTGCCTATGATTTACAGGTTTATGTTTTTGATGGAAAGTTCTATCTTTCGGTTGATTATACAATTCAGGTCAGAAATATATCTAGCCTCGACAAGCTACTTCAAAAAAAGATTAATTTTCAGGAGCGTTTTTCGCAGGTAAAGTATGGGGGAACATGGACAGCCGGCCTTATCGAATCCTATACAACATTCACAGCCAAAGTCAGACTTCCTGAATATGAAACGACAGAAGAAGTCGCCTGCGAAAATATCATCCCAAATCTGTCAAAAACAGAGCTTTCAGCCATTGCTTCCACCCTGAAATTTGACCTTGAAGCAAAAATCAAGGAGTTTAGCATGGCTTCACTGGCCAATGCATCCAAAGACCGGGCTACGAAAATACTCGACGTCGCGAAGTTTTTGGCTACTCAGGTTTTTCCTATGGGTTATAATGGATTTACCGCACATTTATCTGACAGGCCACTTACTCTACAGCTTCCAGATGTGGATGAGAATCTGTTTTTTACCTTATTCCGAAATCTTAAGGAACCTGAGGCAAAGTTTCAGGAAAATCACACAGAGGCTAATATCCTCTCCGGCCTTACAAGGTTTGGCGCACTAATCACCACACCACGCGATATCGAAATTGTTCCTTTCTGCCTTACTGGCTTTGAAAACTCATGCCAACAATTAATAGAAACCCTGCAAAGAGGGCAGATGAACTTCAAAGGTATGGAACGCACCTTTGGGACTTCCCTTACCTTTACTTCTGTGATTTCCAAGTCAGATGCACATGATTTTCTCCCAGAAATTCAACGTTTGCTGACCCAGCACCCCCATTGGATCGGTAACCCCGATCTCACACGTATCTTTCTCATTCACATTCCTGAAGACCGGTATCCTGCTACTGATATTCATTCTCCATACTTTATATTAAAAGAATATCTGCTCGAAAAAGGTATTCCCGTACAAATGGTCGATACGAATACCCTGCTAAATCCCAAGTTCAAAGACCTGAATCTTGCCCTGAATATAAATGCAAAAACCGGCGGCACCCCATGGGTACTGCCTAACGCACTACCTGAAGCAGACTGTTTTATAGGTCTGTCTTATGCACAATACCGGGAAGACAACCATTTTCGCCGAACCATGGGATATGCCAATGTTTTTGACCGCTACGGACAGTGGATGTTTTATAAAGGTAACAGCCTGAGCTTTGACTTTGAGGAAAAACATATTCACCTGGCAAAACTGGTAAAAGAGAGTCTCTTGCAACGAAAAGACCTGTCTGACTCCGCTTCCATTCATATTCATTATACCAATAAATTTTCCAGACTTGACCGTGAGCATATTCTTGCAGCCGTAAAGTCTGTTCGTCCAAAGGCTACAGTATCATTTGTCTGGATTAATCTTTTCCATAATATACGCATGTTTGACAACCGCATCGAAGGAAATGGCAGCCTTAGTCGTGGCAGTTATGTGGTAACAGGAAAACACCAGATTTACCTCTCCACTACTGGCTACTCTACACTAAAAAAGACCCTCGGAACGCCAGTATTACTCGAAGTCAATACCCTAACAGAACCTTACAACCCGCAACATATCATGCCTTATCGCAGCATTGCACAGCACATTCTGGCACTTACCAAACTCAATTGGTCCAGCACTCAGTCTATCAATGCTTTGCCCGTAACACTCAAATATGCACACGAAATCGCCCGACTCACTTCTGTGTTTTATCAACGAACTGGAACCTTTAAACTACATCCAGTACTGGAACGGACACCATGGTTTATATAA
- a CDS encoding T9SS type A sorting domain-containing protein, whose protein sequence is MKTLTFFFVLITLAIAPMRGQISILFVDDDSDTFGNAELLASALDSLGYAYTYFNAVDSAASPTDTYMAAFDLVIWHAASDGDGLLFWNGIDEDNTALKAYLEGGGKLWLSGTDILFDRYGGAPDTFGVGSFPYDYLGVSQYDLQSYVDDGSIGLPAAFPDTAQPIAGLDTLTWTFTTLWYVDGVSIRPEAVPIYRMGDATYQFADSITGVWYDADSFQTLSFFFDMALAANFTMLKNTTKSVVELFESLTTAVDKNQFAATNVSIYPNPTSGAFNLTFTLDKNTSVAASLWNIQGQKIASLFSARQFTAGTHQLNWSDFQALPAGTYIIRLEADGVQMVRPLIFQR, encoded by the coding sequence ATGAAAACCTTAACTTTCTTTTTTGTATTGATCACGCTGGCAATCGCACCCATGCGCGGCCAGATTTCCATTCTGTTTGTGGATGATGATAGTGATACTTTTGGGAATGCCGAGCTTTTGGCTTCAGCATTGGACTCGCTGGGGTATGCTTACACGTATTTTAATGCAGTAGACAGTGCAGCCAGTCCCACAGATACTTATATGGCGGCCTTTGACCTGGTGATCTGGCATGCAGCTTCTGATGGAGATGGACTGCTTTTCTGGAATGGCATTGATGAAGACAATACTGCGCTCAAAGCCTATCTCGAAGGAGGTGGAAAACTCTGGTTGAGTGGAACGGATATTCTGTTTGATCGTTATGGAGGTGCTCCTGATACTTTTGGTGTTGGTTCTTTTCCATATGATTATCTGGGTGTCAGCCAGTATGATCTGCAATCGTATGTGGATGATGGGTCTATCGGCCTTCCTGCAGCTTTTCCAGATACTGCGCAGCCCATTGCCGGGCTTGATACCCTTACCTGGACCTTTACCACACTCTGGTATGTGGATGGGGTGAGCATTCGTCCCGAGGCGGTTCCCATTTACCGTATGGGAGATGCAACTTATCAGTTTGCCGACAGTATCACAGGAGTATGGTATGATGCAGATTCTTTCCAGACGCTTTCGTTTTTCTTTGATATGGCGTTGGCTGCCAATTTTACGATGCTGAAAAACACGACAAAGTCGGTGGTCGAACTATTTGAATCGCTGACAACGGCAGTTGACAAAAATCAATTTGCAGCCACAAATGTCAGCATTTACCCCAACCCTACCTCGGGCGCGTTTAACCTGACTTTTACGCTTGATAAAAACACCTCTGTAGCCGCTTCGCTTTGGAATATTCAGGGCCAGAAGATCGCCTCTCTGTTTTCAGCCCGGCAGTTTACCGCAGGCACTCACCAGCTAAACTGGAGCGATTTTCAGGCATTACCTGCGGGCACGTATATCATCCGGCTGGAAGCCGATGGCGTGCAGATGGTGCGGCCGCTGATTTTCCAGCGGTAG
- a CDS encoding polysaccharide deacetylase family protein, with protein MNRRSFVKTTALSALAMGFESFTTKGKTHILTLSFDDGFKKSFYRTAEIHENYGLKACLNVIASGHLPEFKGVGFWVRPDQMGNFEDWNTLKSRGHEVMPHSWAHLNLTQIPFEQATANMTRCLDYFEANLEGYDKEKAVYNFAFNASTEALDHFALQRVAAVRTGAWLTLTNTKTNRIPGSAERLRLGCWSHGPDNSDDYVEAEVNEFLAGPGGWLILNLHGLDGEGWGPVSTWYLDHLLRRLVKIDYLDILPTGEVIKELTK; from the coding sequence ATGAACCGGAGATCATTTGTCAAAACAACCGCGCTCAGCGCACTGGCAATGGGTTTTGAGTCATTTACGACAAAGGGAAAAACCCATATTCTCACCCTGAGCTTTGACGACGGGTTTAAAAAATCTTTTTACCGCACGGCCGAAATTCACGAAAACTACGGCCTGAAGGCATGCCTGAACGTCATCGCCTCCGGTCATTTACCCGAATTTAAAGGCGTTGGGTTCTGGGTCCGCCCGGATCAGATGGGAAATTTTGAAGACTGGAATACGCTGAAAAGCCGCGGCCACGAGGTCATGCCTCATTCGTGGGCACATCTCAACCTCACACAGATTCCCTTCGAACAGGCTACAGCCAATATGACCCGGTGTTTGGATTATTTTGAGGCAAATCTGGAAGGGTATGACAAGGAAAAAGCCGTGTACAATTTTGCGTTTAACGCATCTACGGAAGCGCTTGACCACTTTGCACTTCAGCGGGTTGCAGCCGTGCGTACGGGTGCCTGGCTTACCCTCACAAACACAAAGACCAATCGTATTCCCGGCAGTGCAGAGCGACTGCGGCTGGGTTGTTGGTCGCATGGCCCCGACAATTCCGATGACTATGTAGAAGCGGAGGTAAACGAATTTCTCGCCGGGCCGGGCGGATGGCTGATCCTCAACCTGCATGGCCTTGATGGCGAAGGGTGGGGGCCGGTGAGCACCTGGTATCTCGACCATTTGTTGCGGCGGCTGGTCAAAATTGATTATCTCGATATATTACCGACAGGAGAAGTAATAAAAGAACTCACCAAATGA
- a CDS encoding GNAT family N-acetyltransferase → MITISRTNAENSDFAELVRHLDSDLARRDGEDHSFYAQYNKITNIKYAVVAYEAGKPIGCGAIKEFAPDTMEVKRMYVFPESRGKGIAAQILAELENWASEMGYPKCVLETGLKQPEAIRLYEKSGYRRIPNYGQYAGVENSVCFEKRVG, encoded by the coding sequence ATGATAACCATTAGCAGAACAAACGCTGAAAACAGCGATTTTGCCGAGCTTGTCAGGCATCTTGACAGCGATCTTGCCAGAAGGGATGGCGAAGACCATTCCTTTTATGCGCAGTACAACAAAATCACAAATATCAAATACGCCGTAGTTGCTTATGAAGCCGGTAAACCCATCGGGTGCGGTGCGATCAAAGAATTTGCCCCCGACACGATGGAAGTAAAAAGAATGTATGTTTTCCCGGAGAGCAGAGGAAAAGGGATTGCCGCCCAAATCCTCGCAGAGCTCGAAAACTGGGCTTCAGAGATGGGCTACCCAAAATGCGTCCTCGAAACCGGACTCAAACAACCCGAAGCCATTCGCCTCTACGAAAAAAGCGGCTACCGCCGCATCCCCAACTACGGGCAGTACGCCGGCGTGGAGAATAGTGTGTGTTTTGAGAAGCGGGTGGGGTGA